A region of Saimiri boliviensis isolate mSaiBol1 chromosome 8, mSaiBol1.pri, whole genome shotgun sequence DNA encodes the following proteins:
- the LOC101044712 gene encoding nmrA-like family domain-containing protein 1 isoform X1, with protein sequence MASKEVITVFGATGAQGGSVARAILESKKFAVRAVTRDVTKPNARALRELGAEVVKGDLDDKASVDDALKGAYGAFLVTNFWESFSKDKEVQQGKLVADTAKRLGLKHVVYSGLENVKRLTGGKLEVPHFDAKGEVEEYFWSLGIPMTSVRVAAYFENFLTVWKPGKASDGDYYTLALPMGDVPMDGISVADVGAAVSSIFNSPEEFLGKAVGLSAEKLTIQQYADVLSKVLGKKVRDAKITPEAYEKLGFLAAKEVANMCRFYQMKPDRDVKLTHRLNPKVKSFSQFMSENQGAFKDL encoded by the exons ATGGCCAGCAAGGAAGTCATTACAGTGTTTGGAGCAACAG GAGCTCAAGGTGGCTCTGTGGCCAGGGCAATTTTGGAGAGCAAAAAATTTGCTGTGAGAGCAGTGACCAGGGATGTGACTAAGCCGAATGCCCGGGCGCTCCGGGAACTTGGAGCTGAGGTGGTAAAAGGTGACCTGGATGATAAAGCATCCGTGGACGATGCCTTGAAAGGTGCCTATGGGGCCTTCTTGGTGACCAACTTCTGGGAATCTTTCAGCAAAGATAAGGAAGTGCAACAG GGTAAGCTGGTGGCAGACACCGCCAAACGCCTGGGTCTGAAGCACGTGGTGTACAGCGGCCTGGAGAACGTCAAGCGGCTGACCGGTGGCAAGCTGGAGGTGCCACACTTCGATGCCAAGGGCGAGGTGGAGGAGTACTTCTGGTCTCTCGGCATCCCCATGACCAGTGTCCGAGTGGCAGCCTACTTTGAAAACTTTCTCACGGTGTGGAAGCCCGGGAAAGCTTCTGATGGAGATTACTACACCCTGG caCTACCAATGGGGGATGTACCAATGGATGGTATCTCTGTTGCTGATGTTGGAGCAGCCGTCTCTAGTATTTTTAATTCTCCAGAGGAATTTTTAGGCAAGGCTGTGGGCCTCAGTGCAGAAAAACTAACAATACAGCAATACGCTGATGTTCTGTCCAAGGTTTTGGGGAAAAAAGTCCGAGACGCAAAG ATTACCCCGGAAGCTTACGAGAAGCTGGGATTCCTTGCAGCAAAAGAAGTAGCCAATATGTGTCGTTTCTATCAGATGAAGCCCGACCGAGATGTCAAGCTCACCCACCGACTAAATCCCAAAGTCAAAAGCTTCAGCCAGTTTATGTCAGAGAACCAGGGAGCCTTCAAAGACCTGTAG
- the LOC101044712 gene encoding nmrA-like family domain-containing protein 1 isoform X2, which yields MQGFLSGAQGGSVARAILESKKFAVRAVTRDVTKPNARALRELGAEVVKGDLDDKASVDDALKGAYGAFLVTNFWESFSKDKEVQQGKLVADTAKRLGLKHVVYSGLENVKRLTGGKLEVPHFDAKGEVEEYFWSLGIPMTSVRVAAYFENFLTVWKPGKASDGDYYTLALPMGDVPMDGISVADVGAAVSSIFNSPEEFLGKAVGLSAEKLTIQQYADVLSKVLGKKVRDAKITPEAYEKLGFLAAKEVANMCRFYQMKPDRDVKLTHRLNPKVKSFSQFMSENQGAFKDL from the exons ATGCAGGGGTTTTTGAGTG GAGCTCAAGGTGGCTCTGTGGCCAGGGCAATTTTGGAGAGCAAAAAATTTGCTGTGAGAGCAGTGACCAGGGATGTGACTAAGCCGAATGCCCGGGCGCTCCGGGAACTTGGAGCTGAGGTGGTAAAAGGTGACCTGGATGATAAAGCATCCGTGGACGATGCCTTGAAAGGTGCCTATGGGGCCTTCTTGGTGACCAACTTCTGGGAATCTTTCAGCAAAGATAAGGAAGTGCAACAG GGTAAGCTGGTGGCAGACACCGCCAAACGCCTGGGTCTGAAGCACGTGGTGTACAGCGGCCTGGAGAACGTCAAGCGGCTGACCGGTGGCAAGCTGGAGGTGCCACACTTCGATGCCAAGGGCGAGGTGGAGGAGTACTTCTGGTCTCTCGGCATCCCCATGACCAGTGTCCGAGTGGCAGCCTACTTTGAAAACTTTCTCACGGTGTGGAAGCCCGGGAAAGCTTCTGATGGAGATTACTACACCCTGG caCTACCAATGGGGGATGTACCAATGGATGGTATCTCTGTTGCTGATGTTGGAGCAGCCGTCTCTAGTATTTTTAATTCTCCAGAGGAATTTTTAGGCAAGGCTGTGGGCCTCAGTGCAGAAAAACTAACAATACAGCAATACGCTGATGTTCTGTCCAAGGTTTTGGGGAAAAAAGTCCGAGACGCAAAG ATTACCCCGGAAGCTTACGAGAAGCTGGGATTCCTTGCAGCAAAAGAAGTAGCCAATATGTGTCGTTTCTATCAGATGAAGCCCGACCGAGATGTCAAGCTCACCCACCGACTAAATCCCAAAGTCAAAAGCTTCAGCCAGTTTATGTCAGAGAACCAGGGAGCCTTCAAAGACCTGTAG